Proteins encoded together in one Vanessa tameamea isolate UH-Manoa-2023 chromosome 30, ilVanTame1 primary haplotype, whole genome shotgun sequence window:
- the LOC113391708 gene encoding cullin-2: MMSLKPRNVDFQETWANLKETVAGVVALRAVERAVWNTRFSDVYALCVAHPEPLADRLYDETKNFLEEHVGGLLQRVKGSSVLESSDYNDGLLTRYVTAWHEFSQGVAYLNSLYSYLNLQHVKRQKVSDAEIIYGSAATVSCPEHDTRQLEVGELGLLTWERVLVRPLSGALSSRLVAALSAARDSAPDPAAADALRSAVHSAVHVQAFRVRAPLSLYQQLVLEPFLAAATTYHSRRAARLLAEGDVSHFMKHVLDGLEREVSLAQRFLHSSSLESVRACYERACVAAHLPALHADVERLLREASAGGGAARRDDLRRMYALLRPLGGPALRPLVDAAHQQAVRDGLALLDAEHPRDEAHAHFVQAMLSLHSKYSALYGDVFGGAQAFVGALDKACSAVVNRRRAGEACARAPELVARYCDALLRRRAADADADDKLAAAIVVFKYVDDKDVFQKHYARALARRLIHQLSASMEQEEAMINRLKAACGYEFTNKLHRMFTDVAVSADLNAKFQQYLRDNNLSTNTGFFIQVLQAGAWPLGGAMAPLAPPAQLERPARLFEAFYRASFSGRRLAWLHHLCTGELRTRYTARVYHVSASTPQCALLLLFEEADELSAREARDALQLAGEAWARHVRPLLDAGLLTGDADGTLRLNLAFSCKRTRLRLTCAAAPPGQGGGSGSGSASGGSESTHCDDDRKMYLQAALVRIMKQRKVLRHTELIQEVVSQARGSFAPSVAMIKKCIEALIDKQYLERAPGTLDTYSYLA, encoded by the exons ATGATGTCTCTTAAGCCTAGGAATGTGGACTTTCAGGAGACTTGGGCCAACCTTAAGGAAACT GTGGCGGGAGTAGTAGCTCTCCGTGCGGTCGAACGAGCAGTGTGGAACACTCGTTTTTCTGACGTCTATGCACTCTGCGTCGCTCACCCGGAGCCCCTTGCAGACCGACTGTACGATGAAACAAA AAATTTCTTGGAGGAACATGTCGGTGGCCTTCTACAAAGAGTCAAAGGATCATCTGTGCTTGAGAGCAGTGATTACAATGATGGGCTTCTTACAAG ATACGTGACGGCTTGGCACGAGTTCAGTCAGGGCGTGGCGTACCTCAACTCCCTCTACTCGTACCTCAACCTGCAGCATGTCAAGAGACAAAAG gtATCAGACGCAGAGATAATATATGGATCAGCCGCCACCGTCAGCTGTCCAGAACACGACACAAGACAGCTGGAG GTCGGCGAGCTGGGCCTGCTGACGTGGGAGCGCGTGCTGGTCCGGCCGCTGTCGGGTGCGCTCAGCTCGAGGCTGGTGGCGGCCCTCAGCGCGGCGCGGGACTCCGCACCCGACCCCGCCGCCGCCGACGCGCTACGCAGCGCCGTGCACAGCGCCGTGCACGTGCAG GCGTTTCGCGTGCGAGCTCCACTATCATTGTACCAGCAGCTGGTTCTGGAGCCGTTTCTGGCAGCGGCGACCACCTACCACTCGCGTCGAGCCGCGCGCCTGCTGGCCGAGGGGGACGTGTCGCACTTCATGAAGCACGTGCTCGATG GGCTGGAGCGCGAGGTGTCGCTGGCGCAGCGCTTCCTGCACTCGTCGTCGCTGGAGAGCGTGCGCGCGTGCTACGAGCGCGCCTGCGTAGCGGCGCACCTGCCGGCGCTGCACGCCGACGTGGAGCGCCTGCTGCGCGAGGCCAGCGCGGGGgggggcgcggcgcggcgcgacGACCTGCGCCGCATGTACGCGCTGCTGCGCCCGCTGGGGGGGCCCGCGCTGCGCCCGCTCGTCGACGCCGCGCACCAGCAGGCCGTGCGCGACGGGCTGGCGCTGCTGGACGCCGAGCACCCGCGCGACGAG GCGCACGCGCACTTCGTGCAAGCGATGCTGTCGCTGCACAGCAAGTACAGCGCGCTGTACGGCGACGTGTTCGGCGGCGCGCAGGCGTTCGTGGGCGCGCTGGACAAGGCGTGCAGCGCGGTGGTGAACCGGCGGCGCGCGGGGGAGGCGTGCGCGCGCGCGCCCGAGCTGGTGGCGCGCTACTGCGACGCGCTGctgcgccgccgcgccgccgacGCCGACGCCGACGACAAGCTGGCCGCCGCCATCGTCGTCTTCAAGTACGTCGACGACAAGGACGTCTTCCAGAAGCACTACGCGCGCGCGCTGGCCCGCCGCCTCATCCACCAGCTCTCCGCCTCCATGGAACAG GAGGAGGCGATGATAAACCGCCTGAAAGCGGCCTGCGGGTACGAGTTCACGAACAAACTTCACCGGATGTTCACCGACGTGGCGGTCTCGGCTGACCTCAACGCAAAGTTTCAGCAGTACTTGcgagataataatttaagtacaaaCACAGGATTTTTCATCCAG GTGCTGCAGGCCGGCGCGTGGCCGCTGGGCGGCGCCATGGCCCCGCTGGCGCCGCCCGCGCAGCTGGAGCGGCCGGCGCGGCTGTTCGAGGCGTTCTACCGCGCGTCGTTCAGCGGGCGGCGGCTGGCGTGGCTGCACCACCTGTGCACGGGCGAGCTGCGCACGCGCTACACGGCGCGCGTGTACCACGTGAGCGCCAGCACGCCGCAGTGCGCGCTGCTGCTGCTGTTCGAGGAGGCGGACGAGCTCAGCGCGCGGGAGGCGCGCGACGCGCTGCAGCTGGCGGGCGAGGCCTGGGCGCGCCACGTGCGCCCGCTGCTGGACGCCGGCCTGCTCACCGGCGACGCCGACGGCACGCTGCGCCTCAACCTCGCCTTCTCCTGCAAGCGCACGCGCCTGCGCCTCACgtgcgccgccgcgccgcccgggCAGG GGGGCGGAAGCGGGTCGGGGTCGGCGTCGGGGGGCTCGGAGTCGACGCACTGTGACGACGACCGCAAAATGTACCTACAGGCGGCGCTCGTGCGCATCATGAAGCAGAGGAAG GTGCTACGTCACACGGAACTTATACAGGAGGTAGTATCTCAAGCGAGGGGTTCGTTCGCGCCCTCTGTagctatgataaaaaaatgtatcgaaGCACTAATAGACAAGCAATACCTGGAGCGAGCTCCGGGCACCCTCGACACGTACTCGTACCTCGCGTAG
- the LOC113391707 gene encoding coatomer subunit gamma-2-like → MSSFKRDKKEEEDTGGNPYLNLDKTIVLQEARYFNETPVNPRKCSHILSKILFLLNQGEKLSTQEATDAFFATTKLFQSKDVMLRRMVYLCIKELSSLAQDVIIVTSSLTKDMTGKEDMYRAAAIRALCSITDSTMIQAIERYMKQAIVDKNPAVSSAALVSALHLSSTAPDLVKRWANEAQEAINSDNAMVSYHALGILASTRKNDKLSTVKLVTRLAKSPLKSPYALCLLIRLAAQLVENDDSDASQPYIDFIECCLRHKSEMVIYEAAHAIVNLRKTARDLAPAVSVLQLFCGSSKAALRLAGARTLARLTTKHPTAVAACAVDLENLISDPNRSVATLAVTTLLATGAESSIDRLMKQISSFVSEISDEFKIVVVKAIRRLCQKFPRKHQSLAAFLAGMLRDEGGLEYKAAIADAIITLVEENPEAKETGLAHLCEFIEDCEHTTLAVRILHLLGREGPKSRQPSRYIRFIYNRVILESGPVRAAAVSAVAQFGAQRPELLPNIRVLLARCELDDEDEVRDRAIYYNAILDSGDQQLINDFIIDVPKPNPVLLEKALRDHIATNPDEPFDIMTVPMEEEKKEEKEDIAAIEVRKPKQMTIEEIYSEQLAQVPGIEKLGSIFKTNMPLELTEAETEYRVRLLKHVYVRHIVLQFECINTLNDQILEEVHVRLECPPEYEIKSIVPCQKLLYNQPGSVFVVLEYPSSYLDSLGTFGATLEFVVRDCDPNTGNPDPGEGYADTYPLEEFYMGCSDQIRARGMGEDWETTWDRAANVPEISDTYALPEQDPAAAAKSVCEYLGLPKATIVGEAVKEIRGGGVFRGGAPFLVRARIASSNVGVTMLIAARSPREDVAQLLLAAVG, encoded by the exons ATGAGCTCTTTTAAGCGCGAtaagaaagaagaagaagataCTGGCGGCAATCCATATTTGAATTTGGATAAGACAATCGTCTTGCAAGAGGCGCGGTACTTTAACGAAACACCAGTGAATCCGAGAAAATGTTCTCATATTTTATCGAAAATCCTCTTCTTGCTGAACCAGGGCGAGAAGTTATCAACACAGGAGGCTACGGACGCGTTTTTTGCTACTACCAAGCTATTTCAATCGAAGGATGTTATGTTACGTCGAatggtttatttatgtataaaagagTTGAGTAGTCTTGCTCAGGATGTAATTATCGTGACATCGTCGTTGACAAAAGATATGACCGGTAAGGAGGATATGTATCGGGCTGCAGCAATACGGGCTCTATGCAGCATCACGGACAGTACCATGATACAGGCTATAGAAAGATACATGAAACAGGCTATAGTGGATAAAAACCCAGCAGTCAGTTCAGCGGCATTGGTTTCCGCTCTGCACTTGTCATCAACAGCACCGGATTTGGTGAAGCGTTGGGCTAATGAAGCTCAG GAAGCAATCAACTCTGATAATGCCATGGTTTCCTATCACGCCCTGGGCATCTTGGCGAGTACGCGTAAAAACGACAAACTTTCTACCGTAAAATTGGTGACTCGTTTGGCTAAGTCGCCTCTAAAATCGCCTTACGCGCTATGCCTCTTGATCCGTTTAGCCGCTCAGCTAGTCGAGAATGATGACTCAGATGCGTCTCAACCCTACATCGACTTCATAGAATGTTGCTTGCGTCATAAATCCGAAATGGTCATCTATGAAGCAGCCCATGCGATCGTCAATTTAAGAAAAACTGCAAGAGATTTGGCACCAGCTGTGTCAGTCTTACAGCTATTCTGCGGATCATCTAAAGCTGCTCTCAGATTGGCTGGAGCAAGGACGTTAGCTAGATTGACTACCAAGCACCCAACGGCCGTAGCAGCGTGTGCTGTTGATCTGGAAAACCTAATTTCCGATCCAAATAGGTCCGTAGCTACTTTAGCAGTAACCACGCTATTGGCTACTGGTGCCGAAAGTTCGATTGATAGATTAATGAAGCAGATATCGAGTTTCGTGTCTGAAATATCGGATGAGTTTAAGATTGTTGTTGTCAAAGCAATTCGACGCCTTTGCCAGAAATTCCCGAGAAAACATCAGTCATTGGCCGCTTTCTTAGCTGGGATGCTCCGAGATGAAGGTGGCCTTGAATACAAAGCAGCGATAGCTGATGCTATCATTACACTGGTCGAAGAAAACCCAGAAGCGAAAGAGACAGGGCTGGCACATTTATGCGAATTTATCGAAGATTGTGAACACACGACTCTGGCTGTCCGTATCTTACACTTGTTGGGTCGCGAAGGGCCCAAATCACGTCAACCATCGCGATACATACGCTTTATTTACAACAGGGTTATATTAGAATCTGGTCCGGTTAGAGCCGCTGCGGTTTCCGCCGTGGCACAATTTGGAGCTCAAAGACCAGAGTTACTCCCAAATATACGAGTTCTCCTTGCCAGATGCGAACTGGATGATGAAGATGAAGTTAGGGACCGTGCTATTTATTACAATGCTATTCTGGACTCAGGAGATCAACAATTGATCAACGATTTCATTATAGATGTGCCTAAACCAAATCCAGTATTATTGGAAAAAGCCCTGCGAGACCATATCGCTACAAATCCAGATGAGCCATTCGATATTATGACAGTTCCAATGGAAGAAGAAAAGAAGGAGGAGAAAGAAGACATTGCAGCGATAGAAGTGCGTAAACCGAAGCAGATGACTATCGAGGAAATTTATTCAGAGCAACTAGCACAAGTACCAGGCATCGAGAAACTGGGATCGATCTTCAAAACTAATATGCCGTTAGAACTAACGGAGGCTGAAACGGAATACAGGGTGCGTCTGCTGAAACATGTGTACGTCCGTCACATTGTATTACAATTCGAATGTATCAATACCTTAAATGATCAGATTTTGGAGGAAGTTCACGTGAGATTGGAATGTCCTCCCGAATACGAGATAAAGTCAATCGTACCGTGCCAAAAACTTCTATACAATCAGCCAGGCAGCGTTTTCGTAGTTCTCGAATACCCCTCTTCCTATTTAGACAGCTTAGGCACATTCGGGGCAACACTAGAGTTCGTAGTTCGTGATTGTGATCCTAATACAGGAAATCCTGACCCGGGAGAAGGTTATGCTGATACTTATCCCCTGGAAGAATTTTACATGGGTTGCTCAGATCAAATAAGGGCTAGAGGTATGGGTGAAGATTGGGAAACAACTTGGGATAGAGCTGCCAATGTACCAGAAATATCAGATACATACGCGCTTCCAGAACAAGATCCCGCTGCAGCTGCGAAGTCCGTATGCGAATATTTGGGTTTACCAAAAGCTACTATAGTTGGTGAGGCTGTGAAAGAAATCAGAGGGGGCGGTGTTTTCAGAGGTGGAGCTCCATTTTTGGTAAGAGCTAGAATAGCTTCAAGTAATGTAGGTGTGACTATGTTGATAGCTGCTCGGTCGCCACGCGAGGACGTCGCACAGCTCTTATTGGCTGCAGTTGGGTAA
- the LOC113391732 gene encoding uncharacterized protein LOC113391732: MHSFGQAMFPKYISNVPNIIWTPIQLPMCVANLTDIKKQTLDQITQTSEPDRDMFVQTCAMPLTQRFALFDNIKTNLTLNSNTNKYYNCANDMRSRCSTPKKNWWNIEKINSNTSICKSQIKRKHDDFKFLLKEPQLKRIRTLSGSHFKHRFSNNLNSSFDSIENANFDTQHKVQNSTTNPEIDGAVKELDRGDLRILLQMKRRRSIDVGTMYNLNKRQESPKKKVTFNLDNNNDDDSLTDTNKEQSRTAVPIESLKDLIKDNVEVSYVAVDEDVLIDDFNFIMDYINGDDHCKLLIPDSMVKYIESLGRGEHGGRDRVIVARQVYRQLVTSRQVQIVEAEGTSLMDDIVKCCLQVLDEDKHIVLITENLELENVAKVYGIDVYSLDFIKNYISNSNTRDPTGNNTIDNLFLQNINDFDPFVLSKSVNNKNTPKIKQFSYNKYISIHFGDETGRREINNNAKDTRRRRHIFDTINDINTENNSSDVCNRIEKLKINDENLKDIRRVINNSIFIDNSDRKVSSITTKKQTDRQKVCDDINNDRIGLINNMNRDNEQKFKTQIESDQRKQNYLTKFIVNLKQDETHTDLHQNSVTIDNGTNLNKHNGSAVSIDNHLDDEQRLIVDDEDIKYNIVVRLDEWVCCYVQIMEEFIQNVLQGHFSEDSDMPYFLNEGLEFLKEIYVSNKAITGIIDTLLALSRRFTTKGNAPFCVLVE; the protein is encoded by the exons ATGCATTCATTCGGTCAAGCGATGTTCCCTAAATACATATCAAATGTACCAAATATCATTTGGACACCAATACAGCTGCCAATGTGTGTGGCCAATTTAACAGATATTAAGAAACAAACATTGGACCAAATTACCCAAACATCTGAACCGGATCGAGATATGTTTGTACAAACATGTGCAATGCCTTTGACCCAACGTTTCGCTCTATTTGATAACATTAAAACTAATTTGACCCTTAAttctaatacaaataaatactacaaTTGTGCGAACGATATGAGGTCTCGATGTTCGACGCCAAAGAAAAATTGGTGGAACATAGAAAAGATTAATTCAAATACTAGCATATgcaaatcacaaattaaaagaaaacacgATGACTTTAAATTCTTGTTAAAAGAACCACAATTGAAACGAATAAGAACATTATCGGGAAGTCATTTTAAACATCGATTTTCAAATAATCTTAATTCATCATTCGACTCCATTGAAAATGCGAACTTCGATACACAACATAAGGTTCAAAATTCAACGACGAATCCAGAAATTGACGGTGCTGTCAAAGAATTGGACCGAGGCGATTTGCGAATTTTGTTGCAAATGAAAAGACGAAGATCAATTGATGTCGGTacgatgtataatttaaataaaaggcaag agtCGCCGAAGAAAAAAGTGACATTTAATCTTGACAATAATAACGACGACGATTCTTTAACTGATACTAATAAG GAGCAAAGCAGAACAGCAGTACCGATTGAATCATTAAAAGATTTGATCAAAGACAATGTTGAAGTATCGTATGTTGCCGTGGACGAAGATGTTTTGATAGATGACTTCAACTTTATAATGGATTATATAAATGGAG ATGACCACTGCAAGTTATTGATACCAGATTCTATGGTGAAATACATAGAGTCGTTAGGTAGAGGCGAGCATGGTGGTCGTGATCGTGTGATCGTTGCGCGGCAGGTCTATCGGCAACTTGTGACTTCGAGACAGG TACAAATAGTTGAAGCAGAGGGCACGTCGCTTATGGATGACATAGTCAAATGCTGTTTGCAAGTTTTGGATGAAGATAAACATATT gtACTTATAACGGAAAATTTAGAATTGGAAAATGTAGCGAAAGTGTATGGAATCGATGTTTATTCGTTggattttatcaaaaattatataagtaattctaATACAAGAGATCCCACCGGAAATAATACCATAGATAATCTTtttctacaaaatataaacgattttgATCCTTTTGTTTTGAGCAAGAGcgttaataataagaatacacccaaaattaaacaatttagctataataagtatataagtattcaTTTTGGCGACGAGACAGGGAGAcgagaaataaataacaatgctAAGGATACTCGTAGACGTAGACACatatttgatacaataaatgatataaatacagaaaataattcgTCAGATGTTTGCAATcgtattgaaaaattaaaaataaacgatgaaaattTGAAAGACATTAGGAGAGTTATTaacaattctatatttatagataattccGATAGAAAAGTGAGTTCCATAACAACGAagaaacagacggacagacagaaaGTATGTGATGATATTAACAATGACCGAATCGGTCtgataaataatatgaacaGAGATAATGAACAGAAATTCAAAACTCAAATAGAAAGTGATCAAAGGAAACAAAATTACTTGACAAAATTCATCGTAAATCTTAAACAAGATGAGACACATACAGATCTACATCAGAATTCGGTTACCATAGACAATGGAACGAATTTAAACAAACACAACGGGTCAGCTGTATCAATAGACAATCATTTAGATGATGAACAAAGGTTGATTGTTGATGATGaagatatcaaatataatatcgtCGTCAGATTGGATGAATGGGTCTGTTGTTACGTTCAGATAATGGAGGAATTTATTCAGAATGTTTTGCAG ggaCATTTTAGCGAAGACAGTGATATGCCGTATTTTCTAAACGAAGGTTTGGAATTCTTGAAGGAAATATATGTTAGCAACAAAGCGATTACAGGAATCATTGATACGTTGTTAGCGCTTAGTCGACGTTTTACAACGAAAGGTAACGCCCCTTTTTGTGTTctagtggaatag
- the LOC113391733 gene encoding uncharacterized protein LOC113391733, whose amino-acid sequence MKMLECGFLLVEAFKSVLTEDFSETEDSLVKLLESIENSMLIEEFEQIETPLRRSDEDICLFRRNYVKKRSDIIRYLKNHFVEWKNYNEVDEDTIQDENLKPNMKIFRTSGRNLNTFKIDNQKRISFEDPLKDKNLKSHDNTFDRVKNRSDGEPELNIPLLHGNTFTDGNEKDGPKVIRNIKIIDKFERKVNKATQLNLDALDYSEIVDSLSSISETKHNETNVETVPLYDFNDDVFIKDFNDSLSLINDVNCNDARNDSTVDSGFENEVHACTLIRSFLSELSTSFKLIYSFVDKCIKEFQEDELSDETKNQLLNKANQTHTHIADVIEKLKSIIERESADSTLKTMFIKAGNDVTEDKRMTRYRQTVTKCLEQAQVLESSLKIMLNITSNDCDISLSSRNGITHFNIFE is encoded by the exons ATGAAGATGTTAGAATGTGGATTCTTGTTGGTTGAAGCTTTCAAG AGCGTGCTCACAGAAGATTTCTCAGAAACAGAAGATTCGTTAGTGAAATTGCTAGAAAGTATAGAAAATTCAATGCTTATCGAAGAATTTGAACAAATCGAAACGCCTCTACGAAGAAGCGATGAGGATATATGTCTGTTCAGGCGTAATT ACGTCAAGAAACGAAGTGACATTATACGTTATCTGAAAAATCATTTCGTTGAAtggaaaaattataatgaagtcGACGAAGACACTATACAG GATGAAAACTTAAAaccaaatatgaaaatattccgGACATCCGGTAGAAATCTGAATACGTTCAAAATTGACAACCAGAAACGAATATCATTCGAAGACCCATTAAAAGATAAGAATTTGAAATCACACGATAACACTTTCGATAGAGTTAAAAATCGAAGCGATGGAGAACCAGAATTAAACATACCATTACTCCACGGGAACACGTTTACAGATGGTAATGAAAAAGATGGTCCGAAAgtgataagaaatataaaaataatagataaatttgAAAGGAAAGTCAATAAAGCAACACAATTGAATCTAGACGCTCTGGATTATTCAGAAATAGTTGATTCTTTATCGTCGATCAGTGAAACTAAACATAACGAAACAAATGTTGAGACTGTTCCACTTTATGATTTTAACgacgatgtttttattaaagattttaatgaTAGCCTTTCATTAATTAATGATGTAAACTGTAACGATGCAAGGAATGACTCAACTGTCGACAGTGGGTTCGAGAATGAAGTACACGCTTGTACATTGATAAGGAGCTTCTTGTCGGAGCTGAGTACTTCGTTTAAGTTGATTTATAGTTTTGT AGACAAATGCATTAAGGAGTTCCAAGAAGACGAATTGTCGGATGAGACGAAAAATCAACTTCTAAACAAAGCGAATCAGACGCACACACACATTGCTGACGTCATCGAGAAGTTGAAGag TATTATCGAGAGGGAGTCGGCGGATAGTACATTGAAAACTATGTTCATAAAGGCCGGAAATGACGTTACAGAGGACAAGAGAATGACTAGATACAG ACAAACGGTTACCAAATGTCTGGAACAGGCGCAAGTTCTAGAAAGTTCTCTCAAGATAATGCTGAATATTACAAGCAATGACTGCGATATCTCTTTAAGCAGTAGAAACGGTATaactcattttaatatatttgaataa